The proteins below are encoded in one region of Chloroflexota bacterium:
- the fabF gene encoding beta-ketoacyl-ACP synthase II: MSVAPVRRVVVTGMGAVSALGNDVASTWAGMVAGRSGIRTIEAFDPARLTSRIAGEVRDLDASHVLDRKELRRTDRYIALGLVATREAMDAAGLPARLEGALAEETGVILGTGLGGIGTVIDNVTTSVERGPDRISPFFIPMGIPNVGAGQVAISTGASGPNFAIASACATGGHAIGEAWETIRRGDAAVMLAGGTEAGIHEELVGGFCAMRALSTRNDDPAAASRPFDAGRDGFVIGEGAGMLVLESLEHADARGAEPLAELVGYGATADASHLTLPAPGGIGAVRAARRALAKAGLAANEIQHLNAHATSTVEGDRAEIEAIRTIFGEHAARVAVTANKSMIGHTLGAAGAIEAIATIMAIRTSRVPPTINLVDPDPAAAGLDLTPNVGRSVAIEAALSNSFGFGGQNSALVFRRWAR; encoded by the coding sequence GTGAGCGTCGCACCGGTGCGACGGGTGGTCGTCACCGGCATGGGGGCGGTGAGCGCCCTCGGCAATGACGTCGCCTCCACGTGGGCAGGTATGGTGGCCGGCCGCAGCGGCATCCGGACCATCGAGGCATTCGATCCGGCGCGACTCACGTCGCGGATCGCCGGTGAGGTCCGCGATCTCGACGCGAGCCATGTCCTCGACCGCAAGGAGCTCCGCCGGACGGACCGCTACATCGCCCTCGGCCTGGTCGCGACGCGCGAGGCGATGGATGCGGCGGGCCTGCCGGCGCGTCTCGAGGGCGCACTCGCCGAGGAGACCGGCGTCATCCTCGGCACCGGGCTCGGCGGCATCGGGACGGTCATCGACAACGTGACCACGAGCGTGGAGCGCGGCCCGGATCGGATCAGCCCGTTCTTCATCCCGATGGGCATCCCGAACGTGGGAGCTGGCCAGGTCGCCATCTCGACCGGCGCCAGTGGCCCGAACTTCGCGATCGCGTCGGCCTGCGCGACGGGCGGTCACGCGATCGGCGAGGCGTGGGAGACGATCCGTCGCGGGGACGCCGCGGTCATGCTCGCCGGCGGAACGGAGGCGGGGATCCACGAGGAGCTCGTCGGTGGCTTCTGCGCCATGCGTGCGCTCTCGACGCGGAACGACGATCCCGCCGCGGCGTCGCGTCCGTTCGATGCCGGCCGTGACGGCTTCGTCATCGGCGAGGGCGCCGGCATGCTCGTCCTGGAGTCGCTCGAGCATGCCGATGCGCGCGGCGCCGAACCGCTCGCCGAGCTCGTCGGCTACGGGGCCACCGCGGACGCCTCCCACCTCACGCTCCCCGCGCCCGGCGGGATCGGAGCGGTCCGGGCCGCCCGGCGGGCACTCGCGAAGGCCGGCCTCGCGGCGAACGAGATCCAGCACCTCAACGCCCACGCGACGTCCACGGTGGAGGGGGACAGGGCCGAGATCGAGGCGATCCGCACGATCTTCGGCGAGCACGCGGCGCGGGTCGCCGTGACGGCCAACAAGAGCATGATCGGCCACACCCTCGGGGCGGCCGGGGCGATCGAGGCGATCGCAACGATCATGGCGATCCGGACCTCCCGCGTCCCACCCACGATCAACCTCGTCGACCCGGATCCGGCGGCGGCCGGCCTCGACCTCACCCCGAACGTGGGCCGATCGGTCGCGATCGAGGCGGCGTTGAGCAACTCGTTCGGCTTCGGGGGCCAGAACAGCGCCCTCGTCTTCCGGCGGTGGGCCCGATGA
- a CDS encoding acetyl-CoA carboxylase biotin carboxyl carrier protein: protein MTDERSHDDPTSDPTSDPTGEAAGEPTPGDASSAPEISPLAPGDASLLALIDRLAGLLERSDLDELEVQAGGTGLVLRKPSALAVAAVVAPGGHETPTAAGSTPATTAGSASRDGLAATAGSGPPSVKAPLTGIFYNAPAPGSAPFVNVGSEVAVGTVIGLIEAMKLFNEIKSDLAGRVVRVVAENGALVKAKHPLIEVEPL, encoded by the coding sequence ATGACGGACGAGCGATCGCACGACGACCCGACGAGCGACCCGACGAGCGACCCGACGGGGGAGGCGGCGGGGGAGCCGACGCCCGGCGACGCCTCGTCCGCGCCCGAGATCTCCCCGCTCGCGCCCGGCGACGCGTCGCTCCTCGCCCTCATCGACCGGCTCGCCGGCCTCCTCGAGCGGAGCGACCTGGACGAGCTGGAGGTCCAGGCGGGCGGGACGGGCCTCGTCCTCCGCAAGCCTTCGGCGCTCGCCGTCGCCGCGGTCGTCGCGCCCGGTGGGCACGAGACCCCGACTGCCGCTGGTTCGACGCCCGCGACCACGGCCGGATCCGCGAGTCGCGACGGTCTCGCGGCCACTGCCGGATCCGGGCCACCGTCCGTCAAGGCGCCGCTCACCGGCATCTTCTACAACGCCCCGGCGCCCGGCTCCGCGCCGTTCGTGAACGTCGGCAGCGAGGTCGCCGTGGGCACCGTCATCGGCCTCATCGAGGCGATGAAGCTCTTCAACGAGATCAAGAGCGATCTCGCCGGTCGAGTCGTCCGGGTGGTCGCGGAGAATGGCGCGCTCGTCAAGGCGAAGCACCCGCTCATCGAGGTCGAGCCGCTGTGA
- a CDS encoding ketoacyl-ACP synthase III — MTIKAHVTGWGRYAPSQVLTNADLERMVETSDEWIRSRTGIRERRVAAANETTASMGAVAGRRAIEVAGLAPNDIDLILLATLTPDYWMPSTAALVKEAIGNTRAAAMDVSAACSGFVYAYASAHAHILSGMAKHVLVIGSETLTRFLDYTDRNTCILFGDGAGAIVLSASEEPGGGLGIELTTEPSGAYMIWLPAGGAKAPPSTGTVARREHYMRMEGKETYRFATRTLASTALAAIERAGLKPEEIDLIIPHQANIRIIEAVARGLGLPMERMFVNVERYGNTSAASIPIALAEAVDAGRVKIGDRIVIVAFGAGFTSGAVAIEWTADPARGVGVDERIRPEDIAVRLPVDWDAVDPIPAALASIMATPVAGRQIDLSDVVPGEPPVVEAADPAAAETARTG, encoded by the coding sequence GTGACCATCAAGGCCCACGTCACCGGCTGGGGCCGTTATGCCCCGTCGCAGGTCCTCACGAATGCCGACCTCGAGCGGATGGTCGAGACATCGGACGAGTGGATCCGCTCGCGGACGGGCATCCGCGAGCGGCGGGTCGCGGCGGCCAACGAGACCACCGCCTCGATGGGGGCCGTGGCGGGTCGCCGGGCGATCGAGGTCGCCGGCCTCGCGCCGAATGACATCGACCTCATCCTCCTCGCCACCCTCACCCCGGACTACTGGATGCCGTCCACCGCCGCGCTCGTCAAGGAGGCGATCGGCAACACGCGGGCTGCGGCCATGGACGTCTCGGCGGCGTGCAGCGGCTTCGTCTACGCGTACGCGAGCGCCCACGCCCACATCCTGAGCGGGATGGCGAAGCACGTCCTCGTCATCGGCTCGGAGACGCTCACCCGGTTCCTCGATTACACGGACCGCAACACGTGCATCCTCTTCGGCGACGGGGCCGGGGCGATCGTCCTCTCGGCGTCGGAGGAGCCGGGCGGCGGGCTCGGCATCGAGCTGACGACGGAGCCCTCCGGGGCGTACATGATCTGGCTGCCGGCGGGCGGGGCGAAGGCACCGCCGTCGACGGGAACGGTCGCCCGGCGCGAGCACTACATGCGGATGGAGGGCAAGGAGACGTACCGCTTCGCCACCCGGACGCTCGCCTCCACGGCCCTCGCCGCGATCGAGCGGGCCGGGCTCAAGCCGGAGGAGATCGACCTCATCATCCCGCACCAGGCGAACATCCGGATCATCGAGGCGGTGGCCAGGGGTCTCGGCCTGCCGATGGAGCGGATGTTCGTCAACGTGGAGCGCTACGGGAACACGTCCGCGGCGTCCATCCCGATCGCCCTCGCCGAGGCCGTCGACGCCGGGCGGGTGAAGATCGGCGACCGGATCGTCATCGTCGCCTTCGGGGCCGGCTTCACGAGCGGCGCGGTGGCGATCGAATGGACCGCCGATCCGGCGCGGGGCGTCGGCGTCGATGAGCGGATCCGGCCGGAGGACATCGCCGTCCGGCTGCCGGTCGACTGGGACGCGGTGGACCCGATCCCGGCGGCGCTCGCCTCGATCATGGCGACGCCGGTCGCCGGCCGCCAGATCGACCTCTCGGACGTCGTGCCGGGCGAACCCCCGGTGGTCGAGGCGGCCGATCCCGCGGCCGCGGAGACGGCCCGGACCGGCTGA
- a CDS encoding DUF1800 domain-containing protein, with translation MTDRALIAHLLRRVSFGPLPGQVDALAPGGIAAAIETVLSASPLPIGPAPDLSPLPNRAPIGWWLARMGDPNAGLTEKLTWFWHGHLTSSQAKVRDWGAMWRQHQLLATDALGDFRTMVQSVTTDPAMLRYLDGSGSEAAAPNENYGRELMELFTLGRGNYTQTDVHAAAMALSGWRLDPRAPGGSRFVASRGLSAPVTLLGRAVQTAADVVNTVCDQPACPPFIAGELFAYLMGTDPTPPQRQQYGDLFQAVGLQIRPLVEGILKDPAFLLARQTRPRYPVEWLTAAMGALGLQQPSLAAQLCVRMGQVPFFPPNVAGWPVGLRWLAPSFALVRAALGARASGIAEVAGAADPVAATLHRCSIEEVTPATQQALETSATALSDPHERAAILLGLAVGSPEFALA, from the coding sequence GTGACCGATCGCGCACTCATCGCGCATCTCCTCCGGCGGGTCTCGTTCGGTCCGCTCCCGGGCCAGGTGGACGCGCTCGCGCCAGGCGGCATCGCGGCGGCGATCGAGACAGTCCTCTCCGCCTCGCCGCTGCCGATCGGCCCGGCCCCGGACCTGTCCCCGCTCCCGAACCGCGCACCGATCGGATGGTGGCTCGCCCGGATGGGCGACCCGAACGCCGGCCTGACCGAGAAGCTCACCTGGTTCTGGCACGGCCACCTGACCTCCAGCCAGGCCAAGGTCCGCGACTGGGGCGCGATGTGGCGACAGCACCAGCTCCTCGCGACCGACGCGCTCGGCGACTTTCGGACCATGGTCCAGAGCGTCACCACGGACCCGGCGATGCTGCGCTACCTGGACGGGAGCGGCTCCGAGGCGGCGGCCCCGAACGAGAACTACGGACGCGAGCTCATGGAGCTCTTCACGCTCGGCCGCGGCAACTACACCCAGACTGACGTTCACGCGGCGGCCATGGCTCTCTCCGGCTGGCGGCTGGACCCGCGGGCACCCGGCGGGTCGCGGTTCGTGGCGTCCCGCGGTCTGTCCGCGCCGGTCACCCTCCTCGGTCGCGCGGTGCAGACCGCCGCGGACGTGGTCAACACCGTCTGCGATCAGCCGGCCTGCCCGCCGTTCATCGCCGGCGAGCTCTTCGCCTACCTCATGGGCACGGATCCCACGCCGCCGCAGCGCCAGCAGTACGGCGACCTGTTCCAGGCCGTCGGTCTCCAGATCCGGCCGCTCGTGGAGGGGATCCTCAAGGATCCGGCCTTCCTCCTCGCCCGCCAGACGCGACCGCGGTATCCGGTCGAATGGCTGACCGCCGCCATGGGCGCCCTCGGGCTCCAGCAGCCGTCGCTCGCCGCCCAGCTGTGCGTCCGCATGGGTCAGGTCCCGTTCTTTCCGCCGAACGTCGCCGGCTGGCCCGTGGGTCTGCGCTGGCTCGCGCCGAGCTTCGCGCTCGTGCGGGCCGCGCTCGGTGCGCGCGCCAGCGGCATCGCGGAGGTGGCCGGCGCGGCGGATCCTGTCGCGGCGACCCTCCACCGGTGCTCCATCGAGGAGGTCACGCCGGCCACGCAGCAGGCCCTCGAGACGAGCGCGACCGCCCTGTCCGACCCGCACGAGCGGGCGGCCATCCTGCTCGGCCTGGCCGTGGGCTCGCCCGAATTCGCGCTCGCCTGA
- a CDS encoding DUF1501 domain-containing protein: MRTPRMKLLSRRQFLGYGLLAGAATVGAGGLVEALGRNGAAVAGGPAPSGLAPSQAALHPSFGTAPAIRAADVSVRRLVVIDMAGGNDGVSMVPPIGNPLYAKLRPRTSLDPATVLPLTAQVALHPSLTRLHGRGLAIVQGVGVPTPDLSHFEMLRRWYAGDMDSTTDTLTGFLGRLCDAIGDASATAVGVSLGYGPTPALVSAKVSTVSMDPYGTGGFPAPHQLAAADVWTTAWKSMAEYGPSDPVPFCSARKGAAYAVRFSDVAKGFPAADPGFPTTELGAQLSLAARILAQDNGVRVLHVPFLGDFDTHQDHLARHAALMTQLDDGLDAFLSDLQRRGIADRVLVATTSEFGRRMPDNASDGLDHGAASFALFSGPVTPGLYGAYPRLDALDRNNDLVAQVTMAQYYATIAEGWFGVPASEVVAGSATPLTGIVAS; encoded by the coding sequence ATGCGCACCCCGAGAATGAAGCTCCTGAGTCGTCGCCAGTTCCTCGGCTACGGCCTCCTCGCGGGCGCCGCGACGGTGGGTGCGGGCGGGCTCGTGGAGGCGCTCGGACGGAACGGCGCCGCGGTCGCCGGTGGACCGGCTCCGTCCGGGCTGGCTCCGTCCCAAGCGGCCCTCCATCCGAGCTTCGGCACGGCTCCGGCCATCCGGGCCGCGGACGTCTCGGTCCGCCGTCTCGTCGTCATCGACATGGCCGGCGGCAACGACGGGGTCTCGATGGTCCCGCCCATCGGCAACCCGCTCTACGCGAAGCTGCGCCCGCGGACCTCCCTGGATCCGGCAACGGTCCTGCCGCTGACGGCGCAGGTGGCGCTCCATCCGTCGCTCACCAGGCTCCACGGCCGGGGCCTCGCCATCGTCCAGGGGGTGGGGGTTCCCACGCCGGACCTGTCCCATTTCGAGATGCTCCGGCGCTGGTACGCCGGCGACATGGACAGCACGACGGACACCCTGACCGGCTTCCTCGGGCGCCTCTGCGACGCCATCGGCGACGCCTCGGCCACGGCGGTCGGCGTCTCCCTCGGCTACGGTCCCACGCCGGCCCTCGTCTCTGCGAAGGTCTCGACAGTGTCCATGGACCCGTACGGCACGGGCGGCTTCCCGGCGCCGCACCAGCTCGCCGCTGCGGACGTCTGGACGACCGCCTGGAAGTCGATGGCCGAGTACGGCCCGTCCGATCCGGTGCCCTTCTGTTCGGCCCGCAAGGGCGCCGCCTATGCGGTCCGGTTCAGCGACGTGGCGAAGGGCTTCCCGGCGGCCGATCCCGGTTTCCCGACGACCGAGCTCGGCGCGCAGCTCTCGCTGGCGGCCCGGATCCTCGCCCAGGACAACGGCGTCCGGGTGCTCCACGTGCCGTTCCTCGGCGATTTCGACACGCACCAGGATCACCTCGCCCGGCACGCGGCGCTCATGACCCAGCTGGACGACGGGCTGGACGCGTTCCTCTCGGATCTCCAGCGGCGCGGCATCGCGGACCGGGTGCTCGTCGCGACAACCTCCGAGTTCGGACGACGGATGCCGGACAACGCGTCGGACGGTCTCGATCACGGCGCGGCCTCGTTCGCCCTCTTCAGCGGCCCGGTGACGCCCGGGCTCTACGGCGCGTATCCCCGGCTCGACGCGCTCGATCGGAACAACGACCTGGTGGCCCAGGTCACGATGGCCCAGTACTACGCGACGATCGCCGAAGGCTGGTTCGGCGTTCCGGCATCGGAGGTGGTCGCGGGCTCGGCCACGCCGCTCACGGGGATCGTGGCGAGCTGA
- the fabG gene encoding 3-oxoacyl-[acyl-carrier-protein] reductase yields the protein MDLSGKHAVVTGGSRGIGRAIVLRLATQGADVAFSYRGNQAAAQETAAAVESMGRRALAIQGDVSDPVAAESVVAAALAAFGTIDILVNNAGITRDDLIMRMSVEAWREVLETNLFGAFYTTKAVTRPMLRARRGRIVNITSVSGQAGQTGQANYSAAKAGLIGLTKATARELASRGITANAVAPGFVLTELTSGLPEALTAEITARTPLGRFGTTDEIAAAVAFLASDEAAFITGQVLAVDGGLVMM from the coding sequence ATCGATCTGTCCGGGAAGCACGCCGTCGTCACCGGCGGATCGCGCGGTATCGGCCGGGCGATCGTCCTTCGCCTCGCGACCCAGGGCGCGGACGTCGCCTTCAGCTATCGCGGCAACCAGGCTGCCGCCCAGGAGACTGCCGCGGCGGTGGAGTCGATGGGCCGTCGTGCGCTCGCGATCCAGGGCGATGTCTCGGACCCGGTGGCCGCGGAATCGGTGGTCGCGGCGGCACTCGCAGCGTTCGGGACCATCGACATCCTCGTCAACAACGCCGGGATCACTCGTGACGACCTCATCATGCGGATGAGCGTGGAGGCCTGGCGCGAGGTCCTCGAGACGAATCTCTTCGGCGCGTTCTACACGACGAAGGCGGTGACCCGACCGATGCTCAGGGCGCGGCGGGGCCGGATCGTCAACATCACGAGCGTGTCCGGGCAGGCGGGCCAGACCGGCCAGGCGAACTACTCGGCGGCGAAGGCCGGGCTCATCGGCCTGACGAAGGCCACGGCCCGAGAGCTCGCATCGCGCGGGATCACCGCGAACGCCGTCGCGCCCGGGTTCGTGCTCACCGAGCTGACCTCCGGGCTGCCAGAGGCGCTCACCGCGGAGATCACCGCGCGGACTCCCCTCGGCCGCTTCGGCACGACCGATGAGATCGCCGCGGCCGTCGCCTTCCTCGCCTCGGACGAGGCCGCGTTCATCACCGGCCAGGTCCTCGCCGTGGACGGCGGCCTCGTCATGATGTGA
- a CDS encoding helix-turn-helix transcriptional regulator, whose amino-acid sequence MSAGAQDALVDDRRVGALIRAVRVQRGWRQRDLAAAAGQSTSTVSRAELGRLDEVSVPAIRALGAALDIRLEFAPWWRGGDLDRVVNAGHTAMHEVVAARLARLSGWTTEAEVTFSIYGERGSIDLLAFHAASGSLLVVELKTEIPDPAGLVAQVDRYVRLARTVAAERGWVAGGGPLVRGAGGSGAGGSGAAVSRAAGGGAVVSRWVVVAESSMNRRQVTRHRALLRNAFPTDGRAIDGWLADPRAPIACMSFIGPDPGAPTQTDPVPAARSGSQGARAASSGSRPLAAVRRVRPRRGRSSARGEGLGGAGLGGSGSGGGGATS is encoded by the coding sequence GTGAGCGCGGGCGCCCAGGATGCGCTCGTGGACGATCGGCGGGTGGGCGCCCTCATTCGGGCGGTCCGAGTCCAACGCGGCTGGCGGCAGCGGGATCTCGCGGCGGCGGCCGGCCAGTCCACGTCCACCGTCTCGCGCGCCGAGCTCGGGCGCCTCGACGAAGTGTCGGTGCCTGCGATCCGCGCCCTCGGCGCCGCCCTGGACATCCGCCTCGAGTTCGCGCCGTGGTGGCGCGGCGGCGACCTGGACCGGGTCGTCAATGCCGGTCACACGGCGATGCACGAGGTGGTTGCCGCGCGACTCGCTCGGCTGTCCGGCTGGACCACGGAGGCGGAGGTGACGTTTTCGATCTACGGCGAGCGTGGGTCCATCGACCTCCTCGCGTTCCACGCGGCGTCCGGTTCGCTGCTCGTGGTCGAGCTCAAGACGGAGATCCCGGATCCCGCCGGCCTGGTCGCGCAGGTGGATCGGTACGTGCGGCTCGCGAGGACCGTCGCGGCGGAGCGAGGGTGGGTAGCGGGTGGCGGTCCGCTGGTCCGCGGGGCGGGTGGCAGCGGGGCAGGTGGCAGCGGGGCAGCGGTGAGCCGGGCGGCTGGCGGCGGGGCAGTGGTGAGCCGGTGGGTGGTCGTCGCCGAATCCTCCATGAACCGGCGCCAGGTCACCCGGCACCGGGCCCTCCTCCGGAACGCGTTCCCGACCGACGGCCGCGCCATCGACGGCTGGCTCGCCGATCCCCGTGCCCCGATCGCGTGCATGTCATTCATCGGTCCGGATCCGGGCGCCCCGACGCAGACCGACCCCGTCCCCGCAGCCCGATCCGGCTCGCAAGGCGCGCGGGCGGCGTCGTCGGGATCGCGACCGCTCGCCGCCGTCCGCCGGGTCCGGCCTCGACGAGGGCGCAGCTCGGCCCGCGGCGAGGGGTTGGGCGGCGCGGGGTTGGGCGGATCGGGGTCGGGCGGCGGCGGGGCGACATCGTGA
- a CDS encoding sigma-70 family RNA polymerase sigma factor has product MNEPGRDERELVRRCREGSESAYAELVRRHRPRLYVLAHRLVGDRETAEDVVQETFLAAFRSIEKVDPRPSLDPWLNTIVLRIAGRAASRQRARPKSSIDELSLHESLHETGLGASMSSNGAGLAPGIAGSIAGLIAFGDPQEAAEAAELRGDLAAAVDRLPYKYRAAVVLRHVMDLDYAEAARELDIPLNTYKSHLLRGTRLLREDLADRLGPTDEALPLARSAKTGPAKVGAGLAGSADRR; this is encoded by the coding sequence GTGAACGAACCAGGCAGGGACGAGCGAGAGCTCGTCCGGCGGTGCAGGGAGGGCTCCGAGTCGGCATATGCCGAGCTCGTGCGCCGACACCGGCCGCGCCTGTACGTCCTGGCCCATCGGCTCGTCGGTGACCGCGAGACTGCCGAGGATGTAGTCCAGGAGACGTTCCTCGCCGCCTTCCGGTCGATCGAGAAGGTGGATCCGCGCCCGTCGCTCGATCCGTGGCTCAACACGATCGTCCTCCGCATCGCCGGTCGTGCCGCCTCGCGCCAGCGCGCGCGCCCGAAGTCCTCCATCGACGAACTCTCACTGCACGAGTCCCTCCACGAGACCGGCCTCGGGGCATCGATGAGCTCCAACGGCGCAGGTCTCGCCCCCGGGATCGCCGGCTCGATCGCGGGCTTGATCGCCTTTGGCGACCCCCAGGAAGCCGCCGAAGCCGCCGAGCTGCGCGGCGATCTCGCGGCCGCCGTGGACCGCCTGCCGTACAAGTACCGCGCCGCCGTGGTCCTCCGCCACGTCATGGACCTCGACTACGCGGAGGCCGCCCGCGAGCTGGACATCCCGCTCAATACGTACAAGAGCCACCTCCTCCGCGGGACGCGCCTGCTCCGCGAGGATCTCGCGGATCGACTCGGGCCGACCGACGAGGCCCTCCCGCTCGCGAGGTCCGCCAAGACGGGTCCCGCCAAAGTGGGGGCCGGCCTCGCCGGGAGCGCCGACCGCCGCTGA
- a CDS encoding nucleotidyl transferase AbiEii/AbiGii toxin family protein, which translates to MSRERRLERFSHLPVLDPEAGILSGPQAGLWPKLGDTPDHFVLYGGTALALRFGHRASVDFDFFSAWSFSPTELLADLAWLGRVTINRSSPNNLEFTTASDVRFSFLGGMSLQCVAEPSIVEENGLVVASVFDLAGTKAKALLDRSEWKDYVDIATLLRHDQTLADIIGYATTIFDPQFEFPAAAFLRSLVYFNEGTAPEVPEELQRELEAAVARTEREPIAVFEPYSASILP; encoded by the coding sequence GTGAGTCGCGAGCGCCGGTTGGAGCGCTTCTCGCACCTGCCCGTTCTCGATCCGGAAGCCGGGATCCTTTCCGGGCCCCAGGCAGGACTATGGCCGAAGCTCGGAGATACTCCGGACCACTTCGTCCTGTATGGCGGCACGGCTCTGGCCTTGCGTTTCGGTCACCGCGCGTCGGTGGACTTCGACTTCTTCTCGGCCTGGTCCTTCAGCCCGACGGAACTGCTTGCCGACCTTGCCTGGCTCGGGAGGGTGACCATCAACCGCTCGTCTCCGAACAACCTGGAGTTCACGACCGCGAGTGATGTCCGGTTCTCGTTCCTCGGTGGGATGAGCCTCCAGTGTGTCGCGGAGCCGTCGATCGTCGAGGAGAACGGGCTCGTCGTCGCCTCGGTCTTCGACCTCGCCGGAACGAAGGCGAAGGCCCTCCTCGATCGATCCGAGTGGAAGGACTACGTCGACATCGCGACCCTCCTCCGCCACGACCAGACGCTGGCCGACATCATCGGCTATGCGACGACGATCTTCGATCCGCAGTTCGAGTTCCCGGCCGCGGCGTTCCTGCGATCGCTCGTCTACTTCAACGAAGGCACCGCGCCGGAGGTTCCGGAGGAGCTGCAACGGGAGCTCGAAGCGGCGGTCGCGCGCACCGAGCGGGAGCCGATCGCGGTGTTCGAGCCGTACTCGGCCTCGATTCTGCCGTAG
- a CDS encoding DUF433 domain-containing protein, translating to MDRKGKPAITRDPETHSGAPVFSGTRIAVKVLFDYLEDGQSVDDFVKHYPSVSREQAIAALDEVEALLETTA from the coding sequence ATGGACCGCAAGGGGAAGCCAGCGATCACGCGCGATCCCGAGACGCACAGCGGCGCGCCCGTTTTCAGCGGGACGCGGATCGCCGTCAAGGTGCTCTTCGACTACCTCGAGGATGGCCAATCGGTGGACGATTTCGTGAAGCACTACCCGTCGGTCTCTCGCGAGCAGGCCATTGCCGCGCTTGACGAGGTCGAGGCGCTTCTCGAGACGACGGCGTAG
- a CDS encoding DUF5615 family PIN-like protein, with translation MRVVIDEDIPKELTPLFARPGLLVDHVEDIGLKGTKNGVLLAALSANCDILVTGDTNVGHQPNLGKFDLAIVLIHPRRLVVELITPLIQAEAWAVLDGRLSEALQIGPAVVIGPTSSSAPRLALKIAETVGLSRLPGGALAELGNPGVGIAANVLVGRVSVREEPLGPGRLHELLDHSAHRLAALLRQAAQRRLRPLADPQHRHAPTPHGC, from the coding sequence ATGCGCGTCGTTATCGACGAGGACATCCCGAAAGAGTTGACCCCGCTCTTCGCGCGACCCGGGCTTCTCGTAGACCATGTCGAGGATATCGGGCTGAAGGGCACGAAGAACGGCGTCCTGCTCGCCGCGCTCTCTGCCAACTGCGACATCCTCGTCACTGGCGACACCAACGTCGGGCACCAGCCGAACCTCGGCAAGTTCGATCTCGCCATCGTGCTCATCCATCCGCGGCGGCTCGTCGTCGAGCTGATCACGCCCCTGATCCAGGCCGAAGCGTGGGCAGTCCTCGACGGACGGCTGAGTGAGGCCCTGCAGATCGGGCCCGCTGTCGTCATCGGGCCCACGTCGTCATCAGCCCCACGACTAGCGCTAAAGATCGCCGAGACCGTCGGCCTCAGTCGCCTCCCAGGTGGCGCGCTCGCTGAGCTCGGCAACCCAGGCGTCGGGATCGCTGCGAACGTGCTGGTAGGCCGCGTCAGCGTCCGCGAAGAACCGCTCGGTCCGGGCCGCCTCCACGAGCTCCTCGACCACTCGGCTCATCGGCTCGCCGCGCTCCTCCGCCAGGCTGCGCAACGCCGCCTTCGTCCGCTCGCTGATCCGCAGCATCGTCATGCGCCCACTCCACATGGATGTTGA